A window of Glycine soja cultivar W05 chromosome 2, ASM419377v2, whole genome shotgun sequence genomic DNA:
ttttgtgattttcaattcattttaatcaacaaaaaaatatgttaaaataacAGTGTTAAAAAGTATTACATgccaaatacttttttttaaaaaaaaacaaacataggaaTTCACGACAACttataatttgtttaaaatattgagtTAGATCTCTTTTGTAATGTAAAATACTCTTTAAAAAAGTTAAgtgaaataactttaaaaataaatttaaaacaaccaaATAATGGAACAAATGATTTTTCCAACCTAACACATCattcattagttaaaatttattaaaaaaatataatctataacccatttcttatttaatgaacCTCACTTATgattttgtgattttcaattcattttaatcaatgataaaatatatgttagaatgcatgtgttaaaaaatattacatgcaaaatatttttttcctataagaattaaaattagataaagGAGTTTACAACaactcatttaaaaaattgagttaaaTCTCCTTCATCATGTAAAACACTCTTTAAAAAAGTTAAgtgaaataactttaaaaataaattatacaccTTAACATCTTCCCTCCCTCTCATCTTGAATTAATCGActtgggaaaaaaaaataaaactttcctTTTAAAGGagcttttaagttaatttttttaaataaaattatctttgaaACTCTTATTAAACATGAAATGTATGCTAAGTAGGGGAGGGTTTGATTCTCCCCACCCCATTTCCCCAAAAGAAagacaagttcaagatcaagtgagaggtagaaataaaaaaattaaactcaatccTGTTTTTGTCGAGTTTTAccgaattttaaaaaaattcaagaaactcgcctcatgttttttttaaagttttaatttattcatatatttgtatacaaatcatatattaagttattaattaaatttcaattaaaaaatataaaaataataaacaataaaaaacttaatttaagaattaaaatttattcttaacttaattattttattattattattattttaaaatatttaactataaataatttagttatattttaataattgaaaaaataaaaatatgaaaaataaaatcccaattcAAATACggatttgtattttaaatttcaaataatttttaagccATTAAAAGtcaggtaaaaaaataatttaagcagAATTGcacaattaaaaaatgttgacgtggtaattatatataaaaagtagttatttatataaatatatgttactTGTGATTCATTAAAGTTGCACTattattggaaaaaaatgtACTTAAGATTCAttgaagttataaaaaaatgatattcatatataaattataaataataaagttatgcAATGTAAAGAATTGTACCATTAGAATGTTCTACTCTAgtactaacttattttttaattcgatgtaattatatttggaaatgaacttatttatttatgtattattcCAGTCCCTacgatatttttatattaaaaactatacttattttatatatccTTTATTTTGTGTTTAACTTTTACACATtaattgcagtaaaaaaaacttttacacattaattaatttattttataataacataagagtaataactaataagtaataagtactgttttaaaaataaaataaatataaaaaaacttatattttaagCTTAATGGTAGGTAAATTAGATTGGATGAGAACAGAGCCACCAAACATTTATTTCAACGATCTCTGCTATAGCCTACACAGTTTGCAACAATTCATTACTGTAAAATGACGGGATTAATTAATGAAACCCATATAATCAAGTGATAAATGAAAACTATTACCACCACTATGGTTTCCACAGTTTATTTGTATGTAAGTTGTTTGTCCTTTTGCTTGATCATTTTGGAGAAACTTCCCACTTCAATGCTTAATATAGATGGTGCCTAGCTATAAAATTTTAGAGGTACTTCAAATCTGTGACACTTTTCAACTATTGAACTGTTATCCCATACTAGTCATGCATTTTTCACATGTAAAATGTGAATTATCCCATACAAGTCATGCATTTTTAACATGTTGTTCTGAAAAGGCAAGCAAAACTATAGTGAAACGTGCTCAAAATGCAACTAATTGCAACCACAGTCACCTACATGTGCAGAAACTGGTTAAGTGCACGAGTATAATATATGGGGTGTTATCTAAAGCAAGAAATAAGGTACCTTTCTGGCCATTATCTATGCCTAACCGAATTTGATATCAGATATGGCAAAGGTGTTTGGCCGTTGAAATTCTTTTGTCCAAACATACAAGAAAGGGAGTTTTGGCAAGTGAGGGGAAGATCGAAGAGTGAAAAGTCCTTTTTTCTGAGCAGCTTCTTGCAGCCATCTATATTCTAAGTCATGAATAAAAGACGCTATGTTTTGTCGATgcatcccaaaataaattagtggggaaagaaaaaataagattaaataatGAAATGGAATATAGATCATATATCATTGTTAGTTAATCTAATGACTTAGAATATCACTGAAAATGAATCGAATCAAGTTAAACATAATTTAAGACtcaatttaatgattaatttgttaaatttagtTCATAAACCAActtgatatatattaatatacatgcatatgtgtataaatattaatataatttttattattaaatttttataattgatttcatattacttttattttttaagaaataaatataaaataattataatttaaatccaATCGAGTTGATTTCAAGCttaaaaagaaagtttatatCAAATTAAACGGAGCTTTAAATCAAACCAATTTATCAAATCACATCAAGTTGAGTTCAACTGATTCATTTTCAGCACTAATCTAAACCCACAATCTAGTAGTCAATTCAGTGCTCCAACAGACAAACATCTTGGTGCTAGTCCTgtattctctctctttctttttcatttattttcaattttttttggaaaattctcacattttgtaatatttatgtttaggttttaaaattagttagaaTATCATttatgattcatttttttttccaatcacCATTATAATTAGAGTTTTTAGCTTTCTAATGGGGTCTCaatatattttcataagttttgatcttttaaaTTATGAGACTAATGCTCAATATGAGGCTTAGTCATATTTAAAacttttcatctcttctaaaagatatattttacaaaaaatcgaATGCAAGTCTTCTTCTACAAACTTTGTGTGTATTGTTAACTTAATTACatctattgattttttttttgattcatttgaatgtaggaaaaaaaataatagaaaataattatatgataaaaaaaattaaaaatacttatttaattagaaaagaaaagttagaattaaaagatatttttgttaactgattttatatttttctaatgtaataatatatatttagaacACATATAGAgagataaatttgttatttgtttttcaataaAGTTTACTTTTCTCTTACTTTCTGCCTATGAGAAATATGGGAgaaaattatgtgaattttaccATAACGATATTTCTTTTACAGTTTTACTGTATATatcaacttcatttttttattgtgcaTGTTAAACTCCACCCATTATTATATATGCTTCTGCTCAAATCAAAAGCTCATAATAACTATTACTCCCAAACTTCCTTGGATATTATAGACTTATAGTGTCGTCGGCTAAGGCCTCATCTTAAAACTCAAGTGCATGAATCATCATAACTTTAAAAGTGTCTGAACTTTGAAACACAACTTTTTGTTCtcacctaaaaaaaaaatcattcctgGTTTCGTTTCCTCTACCAAGTTTAAGTGCAATCAAACCAACATAATAATGTTCAGACTCTGGAGCAGagcaatattaattattaattgaataatatttacattaattaatctTATTAGATGCTCTTCATCACGTGCTCATGTCTAATCGGGTCACCGCACCTGCACAGCATATTATTTACTATCTCCACTTAAAGTCCTTAACCAAACGCGCTTACGTAACGTCActgctttttactttttatataaaagaatacaCAAAACTTggcaatataaatataaaagggaTCCGAAGGAAAAACAATTCTTTAGAATtcagtttataattttaatttattaaacaatAAAGTTGAAAATCATCATAGTATAATAATACGATAACCTACTTATCTGTTTTAATGATGAAACTGTGATTTAATCATTTATCCCTTAAACTAAGTTATTATAAGGAGTCCaaactttttgttttcatttaccTATTTCCCCTCTCATAACTTGCATGACAATTGTCAATTATGAGATGGGACCATcaattatttatagaaaaggGGGACATCCAGGGTGCAATACACTTCAAAGAATTAATTCGATGACCCCCAACCCCAGAAAACAAAACGGATCAGCGTAAGTGGACAAGTTTAGTGTCAATATCAAACGAGGTCCATACTGGACTAGTTAAACGGTGCTTCAAATACGCAtccaaatcataaataaattaaaatatatgtatgcatgTTAATCTAGTGTCATCATCATACTTAATATAATCCTAAGTGTCATTGTTCAAATACTTAAGCATAGTACCACGAATGGTCTCTCGTGCACGTCCACGAATCTAAACAACGATCAAGTACTTtatttcaaaacctttttcatatATCATatgttaattataataataataatcaactaAAGTTTTGAAACCCCACAAGACATGGTGCGCGTTTATTAATAGTCACTGTGGAATACATATATCAACTTGTAgtgattgttttaatttatctaaggtcttgtttggtatgattctttgttttaagttttgaaaattgtaaTAACTAAAAGTAGTTttcagttttataatttttagtttcaaagtTGTGTGGGTTTTAGACTTTTACtttctaaaatttgaaatcaaatggtaaatttaaattcatcaataaataattttcttcttgGTTCAAGCTTCTTTGGTGATGGTAAGAGAGAATGATCATGTAATAACCATCACCATAATGAAGTTATaatgatagaaaaaaatagtaGTACAAATGGTGATAATAAGGATGATACTAGTTTAAATTACAACAATTTTAATAGTGGTGAAATCAACAATAATATTGATCATTATTACAAGAATAATAGTGGTTATCATGATAATGATTGTCAAGTGAGAGTAATGATACGGGTAATGATTGTGatgatgaaaattatttttattgtgtcaATGTAAAACCTAATTGTAATGGTGAAGAAGATATTGAATCATAGTTATAAGGATGATGACTCTCACAAAGACAATGACAATTTTGGTTATTAATAGATAATGATGACAAATATTAGTTGAAACATTAATGATATCAGTGATAATTACAATAATGATATCATTATTGTCATGAAtctcttaaaataaattgatgatAATTTAATGATTTAGTTATACAAgtacataatattaaaattatttttgttttatcttaaaatcttagttataaataattttatttcacttaaacacattttattttaaaatttgtattaaaaaattaaacactaaAAAGGATACAACCACCTCAAGTAGACTCTTAGAATTCTCATGTTAAAGTACTTGTTTGAAGtaaagaagaattaaatttgataaaattaatttcataatgctaatatttaataaaaaatgcatATAAATTAATAGTAGTATCAATTACCAATCTTACAATAGAACATGTGTACATCaattatccaataaaaaaagaCTTATAGATTTTAAATgggttaaaaacttaaaatacattAGATGAGTGatataaaaggaagaaaagaaaaaagaggagtGACTTGGTTTTTGGGAGTCCCGAGGTGGGTGTCTCTAAAACAGTGAGAAATTGACAGTAATGGTGGACAGACAAATACAGATACTACTATTCTTATTCTACTACTAGTTTCCAACGAAAGGAGATCACTATCCAAACCATTCTCACTTTCTCCCTTCAATGCCActcttcttcctttctctttgagagACTGCACACAAATTTCTACTGTTTCCAGAGCGACAATGGATCCGGCGGCCATGATGAACGCCGCCGCCAACACGGCGTCATATCACCTGTCAGAGATCTGGCACTTCCCGCCTCCCAACGCGCCAGACGCGCTGGGCCTCAGGAGGGCCCACTTCGCCCCGGGTCCGACCCGACATGCCGTCCCGGGTCGCGACCTGGCTAGCATCGCCCCCAAGAAGCGCCGCCAAGCCGAGGAGGAGGAGGTGGAATCCACTAGGGGCGCTTCCACCACCAATGCCGTGGTACCTCACTCAATGATctccaattaaataaataaaaaatatataaacagaattggtttcaaatttcaatatagAGAATggatctgtttttttttttgttacaactagtatttgtttatgtttaacgttaaatatgaatttagttCTCGTAAGTTCGCGTTTATCAAATTATAGACCTTGTAAGTTTAAAGGATCGAAATTAAAAAGGCGCGAACTAAACttatatttaagtaatttatttCGTGTTAAGGATGAAAGTTTTGGTTTTGGGATTTGTGGTGTGTGCAGGATGAGGGTTGTGGTGATGGAAAACGGGTTAAGACGAGTGAGAGTGGGAAAGGTGAAGGAGAAAGCTGTTCAGGAAAGCCTGCGAAGCAAAGCGGTAAGCCACCTTCGGAGCCTCCAAAGCAAGACTACATTCATGTCAGAGCTAGAAGAGGTCAAGCTACTGATAGCCACAGTCTTGCAGAAAGAGTCAGTATTAATTCCTACTTCCTTGGAACCTCCTCCTACCCCCCTCCCCCCTCctgtttaatttgtttttcatagtttttggttttttatattGCAATACAATTATAAAAAGTCGTATACCATTTTGATggtttttatgataattatcttaatttttttatattagtagAGGATGAAAactaaactcttgcaagagtaaATAGTTTATCCACAATCGTGTAAATGAATTTACATTATGATTcaattacattatttataataaatttattaatttttataataattatattaaaagtcataccaaggataatttttttattgacgaTAATTGTTTACATAGATTacggataaaaattaaactcttattaCAATAAACTTTATCATATGTGACAATCATGACTATTCATGATTAAATGATGATATAAAACGATATTATACGGGACAAATCAActcaattctttttttaaaaaacccaaATAGGGagaattatattatcaattaatagAAATCATCTTTATTTTAGTTTGACTTTTAAAGAAATACTAGTATACAAGTCTACTAATTTAACGTACATGAGAATATGCGATTGtgcattttaattcaattattttttaaaacaaaaaccgGGAGAAAACTATATAATTAAGGGTGATGGTTGGGGTAGGCGTTATAGGAGTACCGAGAATTTACTTCACTGCGGAATATCATGTGTCATGTGGAATTTCTGTTACCTGAAAAGGTTggtttagaaaataatgaaattgttATGCTGATTGTGTCTTTTGGGGGGAATTTAAGGAAATATTGAATTTTTGGGTCTTTGCTAATAGAGTTATTGACTTAGTTTTGTGATGGAATGGTGTTGGACAGGCTAGACGGGAGAAGATCAGTGAAAGGATGAAAATTCTTCAGGATTTAGTCCCGGGTTGTAATAAGGTATGGTTTTACTGCCTGTTGCTCTCAGTACTTTTGTAttactaaaaatgaaaataaagtgtaaaagatgaaaaaaagaaatgttacttgtcagatgaaaagaaaaagaatcattTAGGGATAATTGTGTATGTAGTATGTATATCTCTGGTAAGATGACCCAATTTATAACATATCTGAAAATTGTTCCTCACGGTTTGTGCTATGCTGTGTCTTctaagaaatataaattgagGTATTTTCTTTGGTTCAGGTTATTGGGAAAGCATTGGTCCTTGAtgagataattaattatatccAATCACTTCAGCGGCAAGTAGAGGTGTGAATTTTGTTGGTATTTCGTTGGAAAATTTATATGTACGCTTTGTAGTTTTTTTCAGccttataattttacttttatgtcTCAGTTTTTGTCAATGAAGCTTGAAGCAGTAAATTCAAGAATTGC
This region includes:
- the LOC114379481 gene encoding transcription factor BHLH089-like, encoding MDPAAMMNAAANTASYHLSEIWHFPPPNAPDALGLRRAHFAPGPTRHAVPGRDLASIAPKKRRQAEEEEVESTRGASTTNAVDEGCGDGKRVKTSESGKGEGESCSGKPAKQSGKPPSEPPKQDYIHVRARRGQATDSHSLAERARREKISERMKILQDLVPGCNKVIGKALVLDEIINYIQSLQRQVEFLSMKLEAVNSRIAPGIEVFPPKDFDQQTFDTTGMPFASQATRDYSRGSSPEWLHMQVGDGFERAT